Proteins encoded together in one Ogataea parapolymorpha DL-1 chromosome III, whole genome shotgun sequence window:
- a CDS encoding Guanine nucleotide exchange factor LTE1, whose protein sequence is MFSTLVENFQENEPLFDHPLLFPAPSESEIAHFQNERLLQGTIESAVCHLTSPGSIDYQFLVDFFLSYREFIEPLPLLELLLCRLTWALKRANNISPLEDNTQAPPMGQAFYSAILVRTFVMLRHWLLNHFPDFVKDRRLRQLLCGALNEIATRDEFRGEPDSLCTKVIVDLKKLYARMCSAYWDTGDVVDGLADAVNAHENARNMRVSALGLQQLRDKNVRRSQILSVVEGSGAHAEETAILHPKASLNCLANQSPLYDEILGDVKATPIQGVRKLSQLMDLEDKENGFCLNGKVDVFTESKVEKITPTTPLKKLVKPNQKHTHGPRKTRKLFHLFSKPETTRAKTVVSEIPLLGSDNVDLLSSRVITEFGYYQEQAQTRRPVPKAAAAPAARDSSELFNAEVYDQSPTKGKEKRTMDDTEEILNAINHSNGSFRTPSVSINWSSFADGTVMEADVERILEQGAEPSQSSAKSYMSYDSDLSSRHSRQSSGHHMLRKKLSFSNLREQEQEQEREEKTEEIDPEMPRIDEITSQPTLYLYELPFFGTSLPHEDDFEYETETASIILSGSYHLPYPGISENAIAELAAIPDEKYTDNPVNHALLKLRGQQPAAQPQVVYGLNDEHSQESDSSLDEVKLERKVRDLFIQPAATKTEQKAPTPYRFSVARHSVASHVSKFTLQSLSNTPSRTLAVPSGLSVEEIMYKGTHVPFILGHESHVIAKQLTLIERDFLLEIDWHELIDLEWDKPLEPYNSWLRLLFDEQSKTGLRMITLRFNLATNWIISEILLCKSVALRALTLSRFIHVANNCLKMQNYSTLYQIVLALNSSIIKKLKTTWNTVDVGDLLLFKKLKDLCSPERNFANFRAELRQIRASKGIIPFLALDLSDLTVNSERPTTTVAEYELINIDKFRVSCGILKNMLRNIEYSKIYNFQKHPQLLSKCLYISCLSEQEMDYCYSHLEE, encoded by the coding sequence ATGTTTTCCACGTTGGTGGAGAATTTCCAAGAGAATGAGCCTCTTTTTGACCATCCGTTGCTCTTTCCGGCGCCCTCCGAGTCCGAGATCGCCCATTTCCAGAACGAAAGGCTGCTCCAGGGCACCATCGAGTCTGCCGTTTGCCATCTCACGTCTCCTGGGTCGATCGACTACCAGTTTCTTGTCGACTTCTTTCTGTCATATAGGGAGTTTATAGAGCCATTGCCGCTGCTCGAACTGCTGCTTTGCCGGCTCACCTGGGCCCTCAAACGGGCCAACAACATTTCTCCCTTAGAGGACAATACACAAGCTCCGCCAATGGGGCAGGCATTCTACTCGGCGATCTTAGTGCGCACATTTGTGATGTTACGCCATTGGCTGCTCAACCATTTCCCCGATTTTGTCAAGGATAGACGTCTAAGACAGCTGCTCTGTGGGGCTCTCAACGAGATCGCCACGCGGGACGAGTTCCGCGGCGAGCCCGATTCGCTGTGCACGAAGGTGATCGTCGACCTGAAGAAGCTGTATGCACGCATGTGCAGCGCATACTGGGACACCGGCGACGTGGTGGACGGTCTGGCCGATGCGGTGAATGCGCACGAGAACGCCCGCAATATGCGTGTGAGCGCGCTGGgtttgcagcagctcagGGACAAGAACGTGCGCCGGTCGCAGATCTTGTCCGTGGTGGAAGGCAGCGGTGCCCACGCCGAGGAGACAGCGATTTTGCATCCGAAAGCGTCGCTCAACTGTCTCGCAAACCAGTCGCCGCTATACGACGAGATTCTGGGCGACGTCAAGGCCACGCCGATCCAGGGCGTGCGCAAGCTGAGCCAGCTGATGGATCTGGAAGACAAAGAGAACGGATTTTGTTTGAACGGCAAGGTGGACGTTTTTACAGAGAGCAAAGTGGAGAAGATCACGCCGACGACGCCGCTGAAGAAACTGGTTAAGCcaaaccagaaacacaCACACGGCCCGCGCAAAACACGAAAATTGTTCCATCTATTCAGCAAGCCGGAAACAACGCGTGCAAAGACAGTGGTGAGCGAAATTCCATTGTTGGGGTCCGACAACGTCGACCTGCTCAGTTCCAGAGTGATTACCGAGTTCGGCTACTACCAGGAACAAGCACAGACGCGCCGACCGGTTCCCAAGGCAgcagctgcgccagctgcaCGTGATTCATCTGAGCTGTTCAACGCTGAAGTTTACGACCAATCACCAACAAAGGGGAAAGAAAAGCGCACGATGGACGACACAGAAGAGATTTTGAATGCGATCAACCATTCGAACGGCTCGTTTAGAACACCTTCTGTGAGTATCAACTGGTCTTCGTTTGCTGACGGTACCGTGATGGAGGCCGACGTTGAGCGGATCTTGGAGCAAGGAGCAGAGCCGAGCCAGAGCTCGGCCAAATCGTACATGTCTTACGACTCGGACCTTTCATCCCGTCACTCGCGACAGTCCAGCGGACACCATATGCTAAGAAAGAAACTGTCATTCTCAAACTTGAGGGAacaggagcaggagcaggaaagaGAAGAGAAGACAGAAGAAATAGATCCCGAGATGCCCCGGATAGACGAGATCACCTCGCAGCCTACACTCTACCTCTACGAGCTTCCCTTTTTCGGCACGTCTCTCCCCCACgaagacgattttgagTACGAAACAGAAACGGCCTCCATCATACTGTCCGGGTCGTACCATCTGCCGTACCCCGGCATCTCCGAGAACGCCATTGCCGAGCTGGCTGCCATTCCAGACGAAAAATACACCGACAACCCAGTCAACCACGCATTGCTGAAGCTCAGAGGACAGCAGCCTGCTGCACAGCCCCAGGTGGTTTACGGGCTAAATGACGAGCACTCACAGGAGTCGGACTCGAGCCTGGACGAGGTAAAGCTGGAACGCAAGGTCCGCGACCTGTTTATCCAGCCAGCAGCCACCAAAACAGAGCAAAAGGCGCCAACACCGTACCGTTTCTCGGTAGCACGGCATTCTGTTGCTAGTCACGTTTCCAAATTCACGCTCCAATCCTTATCGAACACGCCCAGCAGGACGCTTGCCGTTCCCTCTGGACTATCTGTCGAGGAAATCATGTACAAGGGCACGCACGTTCCGTTTATTCTGGGCCACGAGTCGCACGTGATTGCCAAGCAGCTGACCCTCATCGAGCGGGACTTTCTGCTCGAAATCGACTGGCACGAGCTGATAGACCTTGAATGGGACAAACCTCTGGAGCCCTACAACTCTTGGCTCAGActgctgtttgacgagcAGTCCAAAACAGGGCTGCGGATGATCACCCTGCGGTTCAACCTGGCCACCAACTGGATCATCTCTGAGATTCTGCTGTGCAAGTCTGTTGCTCTGCGTGCGCTCACGCTATCGCGATTTATACACGTTGCCAACAACTGTCTCAAAATGCAGAATTACTCCACCCTGTACCAGATTGTGCTGGCTCTGAACTCATCGATCATCAAGAAACTAAAGACCACATGGAACACGGTGGACGTGGGTgacctgctgctcttcAAGAAACTTAAAGACCTGTGCAGTCCAGAACGCAACTTTGCCAACTTCCGTGCCGAGCTGCGCCAGATCCGTGCGTCCAAGGGCATCATCCCGTTCTTGGCGTTGGATTTGAGCGACCTCACGGTCAACAGTGAGCGGCCGACCACGACCGTCGCGGAATACGAATTGATCAACATCGACAAATTCCGCGTCTCATGCGGTATCCTCAAGAACATGCTCCGCAACATCGAGTACTCGAAAATCTacaatttccagaaacacccGCAACTGCTGTCCAAATGTCTGTATATTAGCTGTTTGAGCGAGCAGGAGATGGATTATTGTTACAGCCATCTAGAAGAGTGA
- a CDS encoding Myosin-2 → METHFEPGTRCWIPDDKVGWLGVEVTAVNKKDGKFAIDLVSEDGAKKVTIETDNLNENNTQLPLLRNQVETVEDLTELSHLNEPSVLNAIKLRYAQFSIYTYSGIVLIAINPFQRNDELYSPHRIQRYASKTRGEEEPHLFAIAEDAYRCMKTDGQNQSIVVSGESGAGKTVSAKYIMRYFASVDSDHNNHDMSDTEKQILATNPIMEAFGNAKTTRNDNSSRFGKYLEILFDQNVVIIGASIRTYLLERSRLVFQPATERNYHIFYQMVEGLDEASKKEFGLSSVEDFFYLNQGKMPRIAGVDDAKEFKETCDSLALVGITQERMHEVFKILSALLHIGNIEITKTRNDAILSPDEPNLVKACELLGIDAAGFAKWIVRKQITTRSEKIVSNLNHQQATVARDSVAKYIYSSLFDWLVDYINSDLCPPELKSKVKSFIGVLDIYGFEHFDKNSFEQFCINYANEKLQQEFTQHVFKLEQEEYVKEEIEWSFIEFSDNQPCIDVIENRLGILSLLDEESRLPSGSDQSWIEKMYQSLTKSPYDQSFKKPRFGNNKFIVSHYALDVTYDSEGFIEKNRDTVSEGQLEVLKATKNGLLAEVLATVDKQAEKLAAEQAAAAAAAKPGKKAVKKPTLGSIFKSSLIELMNTINSTNVHYIRCIKPNEEKKAWEFDPLMVLSQLRACGVLETIKISCAGFPSKATYPDFARYYSILLPSSEKENYLRGSGSEEEAIELTKKILKNTIDDERKYQTGKTKIFFKAGILALLEKYRSNKIKQSAVTIQKHLKGHHQRKEYSQVRRSLLRTQSLARGFLARQRIRKEMENDASIKIQSLIRGYFVRSRYNSSRASLVSLQAILRGHLYRSKLRESLQKDAATLIQSALRGRAARNHYKKTLWAVVFAQSCFRRQVARKEYLHLRAEAKSVNKLQEVQYSLENKVIELTQSLTSKIDDNSKLMSEIEILRSQVSDSQKQHAEFKSRELEFNQKYDSTVSKHTESLSALNAELEKYKQDYEAARQKVDELTQQQAQLKKELEENVEQLKAAQKALDESQKENGDLNSSILQLKQELLELQNQISVGAPALGKSRARGTPGSPGLNHKSNGNYEPRPASIVTTTSNKDDMDLEAINSELWSLLRNSQALHKETVDGLLKGVRLPSAAVASELTRKEVLFPARIIIIILSDMWRLGLTSESEAFLGEVLGVIQSIVSGLKDDDVIKHGAFWLTNTHELYSFVAYAQSTILANDSISKDMSDSEYDEYLKLVAVVREDFESLSYNIYNMWMKKLQKDLEKKCISAVVLAQALPGFLAPESSPFLSKMFQNNQQYKMDDILTFFNNVYWAMKAYFIEPRVMNEVLIELLKFVDAVCFNDLIMRRNFLSWKRGLQLNYNVTRLEEWCNGHQIPDGSTYLSHLLQVSKLLQLRKNSPEDIDIIFEICHSLKPVQVQKLIAQYAVADYEVPIGPAVTTYLAEKVKSDTSEGATDFFEPLNPEGRFNDPFRDVELRPFHRVEAYVPAWLNIPVIKRIIELVTRNATAQEAATE, encoded by the exons ATGGAGACCCATTTTGAGCCCGGAAC ccgctgctggatcCCAGACGACAAGGTGGGATGGCTGGGCGTGGAAGTCACGGCCGTCAACAAGAAGGACGGCAAGTTTGCGATCGATCTCGTGAGTGAAGACGGCGCAAAAAAAGTCACCATCGAGACAGATAATCTGAATGAAAACAATACACAACTCCCACTGCTGAGAAACCAGGTAGAGACCGTGGAGGACCTGACCGAGCTGTCACATCTGAACGAGCCATCTGTTCTTAATGCCATCAAGCTCAGATATGCCCAGTTCAGCATCTATACATACTCTGGTATCGTGCTGATCGCGATCAACCCTTTCCAGCGCAACGACGAACTGTATTCGCCTCACAGAATTCAGCGATACGCGTCCAAAACGAGGGGCGAAGAGGAACCCCATCTGTTTGCCATCGCAGAGGACGCGTATCGTTGCATGAAAACGGATGGTCAGAACCAGTCGATCGTTGTCTCTGGAGAATCGGGGGCGGGAAAAACCGTGTCTGCCAAATACATCATGCGGTATTTTGCGTCTGTCGACTCTGACCACAACAACCACGACATGTCGgacacagaaaaacagatccTGGCCACGAATCCTATCATGGAGGCCTTTGGTAATGCCAAGACTACAAGAAACGACAACTCGTCCAGATTTGGCAAGTATCTCGAGATCCTATTTGACCAGAACGTTGTCATCATCGGCGCCAGCATCAGAACTTACCTGCTAGAGCGCTCGCGTCTGGTTTTCCAGCCGGCTACCGAGAGAAACTACCATATCTTCTACCAGATGGTGGAAGGTCTGGACGAGGCTTCCAAGAAAGAATTTGGACTTTCATCCGTGGAAGACTTTTTCTACTTGAACCAGGGCAAAATGCCACGTATTGCCGGTGTAGATGATGCCaaagagttcaaagagaCTTGTGATTCGCTTGCCTTGGTCGGTATCACTCAGGAGAGAATGCACGAGGTTTTCAAGATTTTGTCTGCTCTGCTGCACATCGGAAACATTGAGATCACAAAGACGAGAAATGACGCAATTTTATCGCCAGACGAGCCGAACCTCGTCAAGGCCTGCGAGTTGCTTGGAATCGATGCTGCTGGGTTTGCGAAATGGATTGTCAGGAAACAGATTACCACCAGATCAGAGAAAATTGTGTCTAACTTGAATCACCAGCAGGCCACGGTGGCAAGAGACTCGGTCGCTAAATATATTTACTCGTCTCTTTTCGACTGGCTTGTCGACTACATCAATTCTGATCTTTGTCCGCCAGAACTGAAGAGCAAAGTGAAATCATTCATTGGTGTTCTGGATATTTATGGTTTCGAGCACTTCGATAAGAACTCTTTTGAGCAGTTCTGTATCAACTATGCCAACGAAAAACTGCAACAGGAGTTCACTCAACACGTTTTCAAGCTCGAACAAGAAGAGTACgtcaaggaggagattgagTGGTCATTCATCGAGTTTTCCGATAACCAGCCGTGTATTGATGTGATCGAAAACAGACTTGGTATATTGTCGTTGCTGGACGAAGAATCGAGACTGCCTTCTGGAAGCGACCAGTCATGGATTGAGAAAATGTATCAGTCTCTCACCAAATCTCCTTATGACCAATCTTTCAAGAAGCCCAGGTTCGGAAATAACAAGTTCATCGTTAGTCACTATGCTCTGGACGTCACCTATGATTCAGAAGGATTTATTGAGAAAAATAGGGATACTGTTTCTGAAGGGCAGCTGGAAGTTTTGAAAGCCACAAAGAACGGTTTGTTGGCCGAGGTTTTGGCAACAGTCGACAAACAAGCCGAAAAACTTGCTGCCgagcaagctgctgctgctgctgctgctaaGCCTGGCAAGAAAGCTGTCAAAAAGCCAACGCTCGGTTCTATTTTCAAGTCGTCTTTGATTGAGCTTATGAACACAATCAACTCGACTAATGTTCACTACATCAGATGTATCAAGCCAAAtgaggagaagaaggcGTGGGAATTTGACCCATTGATGGTTCTGTCTCAATTACGTGCCTGTGGTGTTTTGGAGACCATCAAGATCTCGTGCGCAGGATTCCCATCCAAGGCAACCTATCCGGATTTTGCCAGATACTATTCAATTCTTTTGCCGTCCAGTGAGAAGGAGAACTATTTGCgtggctctggctctgaaGAGGAAGCCATCGAGCTTACCAAAAAGATCCTGAAAAATACCATTGATGATGAGCGCAAATACCAGACAGGAAAGAccaagatatttttcaaagcaGGTATTCTTGCTTTATTGGAGAAGTACAGATcaaacaagatcaagcagTCTGCCGTGACAATCCAGAAGCATTTGAAGGGCCACCACCAGCGCAAGGAATATTCCCAAGTGCGTAGATCGCTACTGCGGACACAATCTCTTGCTAGAGGATTTTTGGCCCGACAACGAATCAGaaaggagatggagaatGATGCTTCTATCAAGATCCAATCTCTTATTAGAGGTTATTTTGTGCGGTCCAGATACAATTCTTCTAGAGCGTCGCTTGTGTCGTTACAGGCTATTTTGAGAGGCCATCTCTATAGAAGCAAATTGAGAGAGTCGCTACAAAAAGATGCGGCTACCTTGATCCAATCTGCCCTCAGAGGAAGAGCGGCCAGAAATCACTACAAGAAAACACTGTGGGCTGTGGTCTTTGCTCAAAGCTGTTTCCGTCGCCAAGTTGCTCGTAAGGAGTATTTGCACCTAAGAGCTGAGGCAAAGTCCGTTAACAAGCTGCAAGAAGTGCAATACAGTCTTGAAAACAAGGTCATAGAGCTGACGCAGTCGTTGACctccaagatcgacgatAACTCGAAATTAAtgagcgagatcgagaTTCTCAGGTCGCAGGTTTCCGATtcccagaaacagcacgCCGAGTTCAAGTCGAGAGAGCTAGAATTCAACCAAAAGTACGATTCTACAGTTTCGAAACACACAGAAAGCTTGAGTGCCTTGAATGCAGAGTTGGAGAAATACAAGCAGGATTACGAAGCGGCACGCCAGAAAGTCGACGAGCTTacgcagcagcaggcacagttgaagaaagagctcgaaGAGAACGTTGAACAACTCAAGGCCGCTCAGAAAGCGCTTGACGAGTCACAGAAAGAGAACGGCGATCTGAATAGTTCAATCTTGCAACTAAAACAAGAACTATTGGAGTTGCAGAACCAGATTTCCGTCGGTGCTCCTGCCCTTGGTAAGTCACGTGCCAGAGGCACTCCAGGCTCTCCAGGCTTAAACCACAAGAGTAACGGCAACTACGAACCTCGTCCAGCGTCGATCGTGACCACGACCTCGAATAAAGACGATATGGATCTTGAAGCCATCAACAGCGAGCTGTGGTCTTTGCTGCGCAATTCGCAGGCTTTGCACAAAGAAACAGTCGATGGTTTGCTGAAGGGTGTTAGACTGCCGTCTGCTGCCGTGGCCTCTGAGCTCACCCGCAAAGAGGTTCTTTTCCCAGCACGGATCATCATCATTATTCTGAGCGATATGTGGCGGCTTGGTCTCACTTCTGAGAGTGAGGCGTTCCTGGGCGAAGTCCTGGGCGTGATACAGAGCATTGTGAGCGGATTgaaggacgacgacgtgatcaagCATGGTGCCTTCTGGCTGACCAACACCCACGAGCTGTATTCGTTTGTTGCCTATGCGCAGTCCACCATTCTGGCTAACGACTCCATCAGCAAAGACATGAGCGACTCGGAGTACGACGAGTACTTGAAACTGGTTGCAGTTGTGAGAGAAGATTTCGAATCGTTGTCGTACAACATCTACAACATGtggatgaagaagttgCAGAAGGACCTTGAGAAGAAGTGCATTTCTGCTGTGGTTCTGGCACAGGCTCTGCCTGGGTTCCTTGCTCCGGAGTCGTCGCCGTTTTTGAGCAAGATGTTCCAGAACAATCAGCAGTACAAGATGGATGACATTTTGACGTTCTTCAACAACGTGTACTGGGCGATGAAGGCCTATTTCATAGAGCCTCGCGTGATGAACGAGGTTCTGATCGAGCTGTTGAAGTTTGTGGACGCTGTCTGTTTCAACGACCTGATAATGAGACGGAACTTTCTGTCATGGAAGCGTGGTCTCCAGCTGAACTACAACGTGACGCGTCTGGAGGAGTGGTGCAACGGCCACCAGATTCCGGACGGGTCGACGTATCTGTCGCACCTGCTGCAGGTTTCCAAACTCCTACAACTGCGGAAGAACTCGCCGGAGGACATCGACATAATATTCGAAATCTGCCACTCGCTGAAGCCCGTGCAGGTGCAGAAGCTGATAGCGCAGTATGCTGTGGCCGACTACGAGGTTCCGATTGGCCCTGCTGTGACGACGTACCTGGCCGAGAAGGTGAAGAGCGACACGTCCGAGGGCGCGACCGATTTCTTCGAGCCGTTGAACCCGGAGGGCCGCTTCAACGACCCATTCAGAGACGTGGAGCTGCGTCCGTTCCACCGGGTCGAAGCGTACGTTCCTGCGTGGCTGAACATCCCTGTGATCAAGCGGATCATCGAGCTGGTGACGCGGAACGCCACTGCGCAGGAGGCTGCCACGGAGTAG
- a CDS encoding synaptobrevin vamp-like protein, which yields MSGAQAYDPYNPFNDDAQKEQNTQPSNQNLHNLQNTLQETAGIMRNNIEAINQRGEVLEDIDTRANDLSTNAKLFNRSANQVRKDMWKKNLKLKLCLALVIVILLVVIIVPIAIHFSN from the coding sequence ATGTCCGGCGCCCAGGCTTACGACCCATACAACCCGTTCAATGACGACGCGCAAAAGGAACAGAACACGCAGCCGTCGAACCAGAACCTGCACAATTTGCAGAACACGCTCCAGGAAACGGCCGGAATCATGAGAAACAACATTGAGGCCATCAACCAGAGAGGAGAGGTGCTGGAGGATATCGACACCCGTGCAAACGACCTCAGCACAAACGCAAAACTGTTCAACAGATCTGCCAACCAGGTCAGAAAAGACATGTGGAAAAAGAAcctcaagctcaagctgtGTCTTGCTCTTGTGATTGTCATTCTCCTGGTGGTCATCATTGTGCCTATCGCCATCCATTTCAGTAATTAG
- a CDS encoding Autophagy-related protein 17 produces MAIPIAQWVADARANLAHAEQVCNDANTYLTSTSEKLRRRDMKIPKLIYYLDALKQQLRLLEIIRDSLVLNLNGVMERRAALQSQLLKDVDKLHRTIDTLKNTVVVFDGQTTLYEYISESGVEELFNGVSQNLKDIQTLIKGNRTDALLIRLTSDLDHLSNELNALDSKFRDMRLVDTQSSSIDPISKLLEINTELEHDMVAILTSFNNHYDQCEKGEAILKDPAVPQDEKDELVSVLQNDVEELPEVQRSLTSNAEIIKKNCKEVMKILDIFEDYFQRVETYVLDMQEYGESKLRVQLKEFSDINTEVSRKLEIAQTHQDELVQYNSDFQQFVRSYYSLILELDRRMRVNEHISSAIDTFKSTISSIVEKDYEKRMEFLEQHGDFIPQNLVDSSIINSGTPQISINFDQEPLPAISKEVVQLAKKMLK; encoded by the coding sequence ATGGCTATCCCCATTGCGCAATGGGTAGCCGACGCTCGCGCCAATTTGGCACATGCCGAACAGGTCTGCAATGACGCAAACACGTATTTGACGTCTACGAGCGAGAAACTGCGGCGACGGGACATGAAAATACCCAAGCTGATATACTATCTAGATGCTTTAAAACAACAATTGCGGCTGCTAGAGATTATCCGAGACTCGTTGGTGTTGAACCTGAACGGAGTGATGGAGAGAAGGGCCGCTTTACAAagccagctgctcaaagacGTGGATAAATTGCATCGGACCATAGATACCCTCAAAAACACCGTTGTGGTGTTTGATGGCCAAACAACGCTGTACGAGTATATCAGCGAGTCTGGTGTGGAGGAGCTTTTCAACGGCGTGTCACAGAACTTGAAAGACATCCAGACTCTGATCAAGGGGAACAGAACCGACGCGTTGCTCATAAGACTCACCTCTGATCTGGACCACCTCAGCAACGAACTGAATGCTCTGGATAGCAAATTTCGAGACATGAGGCTGGTGGACACCCAGTCAAGCTCAATTGACCCCATTTCGAAGCTTTTAGAGATCAACACGGAGCTGGAGCACGACATGGTCGCTATTCTGACCAGTTTCAACAACCATTACGACCAGTGTGAGAAGGGAGAGGCAATTCTCAAGGACCCGGCAGTTCCAcaggacgaaaaggacgagctggtctCTGTTCTTCAGAACGACGTCGAGGAGCTTCCGGAGGTGCAAAGGTCGTTAACCAGCAATGCAGAGATTATTAAGAAGAATTGCAAAGAGGTGATGAAAATACTGGATATTTTCGAGGATTACTTCCAGCGCGTGGAAACCTACGTTCTCGACATGCAGGAGTACGGCGAGTCGAAGCTGCGGGTGCAACTCAAGGAATTTTCTGATATCAACACCGAGGTGAGCCGGAAACTGGAGATCGCACAGACACACCAGgacgagcttgtgcagTACAATAGCGACTTCCAGCAGTTTGTGCGGTCGTACTACTCGCTCATACTGGAGTTGGACCGTCGCATGCGCGTGAACGAGCACATTTCGTCGGCAATAGATACTTTCAAGAGCACCATAAGCAGCATAGTGGAAAAAGACTACGAGAAGAGGATGGAGTTTCTAGAGCAGCACGGCGACTTCATTCCGCAGAACCTGGTTGATTCGAGCATCATCAACAGCGGTACTCCGCAAATCAGCATCAACTTCGACCAGGAGCCGCTCCCGGCCATATCGAAAGAGGTGGTGCAACTCGCCAAGAAAATGCTAAAATAG
- a CDS encoding Threonine--tRNA ligase, mitochondrial: MFRRLVSTASSTSVSNLAIATKQQLYMIDASSPGSVFFLPHGTRIFNRLVQFMKIQQEKHGFTEVISPLMYKKDLWETSGHWDNYAEDMFRVESNSSSNKLEAVYGLKPMNCPGHCVIFGRFARSHHELPIRLSDWSSLHRNEPSGALTGLTRVRRFHQDDGHIFCSKSQVGAEIGKTLQLIRLCYSVFGFQKYRMMLSTRPETHIGTVEEWEEAENELQKALDRHAGPENWAIRDKDGAFYGPKIDVLVTDRTGKEHQAATVQLDFQLPQRFQLEYQGEHGPETPIMVHRAVFGSVERFMALLMDEYEGKWPFWLSPRQAVIIPVNETHLEYSRGIQEKLGGQQDLDVACSLRDVNYYVDVDSRAETVGLRTKDAIQKGYNYIILVGDREVQSGKIAVRSRDNRKVQTMDIDELQTLFADLEKSYK; this comes from the coding sequence ATGTTCCGACGATTAGTGTCCACTgcgtcgtcgacgtcgGTGTCGAACCTTGCCATCGCGACAAAACAGCAGTTGTACATGATCGATGCCAGCTCGCCCGgttctgtgtttttcctcccGCACGGCACCAGGATATTTAACAGACTCGTGCAGTTCATGAAAATTCAGCAGGAAAAGCACGGTTTCACCGAGGTTATCTCGCCGCTTATGTACAAAAAAGATCTCTGGGAGACCTCTGGCCACTGGGACAACTACGCGGAGGACATGTTCCGCGTCGAAAGCAATTCTAGCTCCAACAAACTCGAGGCGGTGTACGGACTCAAGCCCATGAACTGTCCGGGCCACTGTGTGATATTTGGACGTTTTGCCCGCTCCCACCACGAGCTGCCCATCAGGCTGTCTGATTGGTCCAGCCTGCACAGAAACGAGCCTAGCGGAGCGCTCACGGGTCTAACCAGAGTAAGACGGTTCCACCAGGACGATGGCCatattttctgctccaagTCGCAGGTGGGCGCCGAGATCGGCAAGACGTTGCAGCTGATTCGGCTGTGCTACTCCGTGTTTGGCTTTCAAAAGTACCGGATGATGCTTTCGACGAGACCGGAAACGCATATTGGCACGGTGGAGGAATGggaggaggccgagaacgagctgcaaaaGGCTCTCGATAGGCACGCTGGACCGGAAAACTGGGCTATCCGCGACAAGGACGGTGCTTTTTATGGTCCCAAAATCGACGTGCTTGTCACAGACCGCACAGGGAAGGAACACCAGGCTGCCACCGTGCAACTGGACTTCCAGCTGCCGCAGCGGTTCCAGCTTGAGTATCAGGGCGAGCACGGGCCGGAAACGCCGATCATGGTGCACCGGGCCGTGTTTGGGTCTGTGGAACGGTTTATGGCGCTGCTAAtggacgagtacgaggGCAAATGGCCGTTTTGGCTGTCTCCTCGACAGGCGGTGATTATTCCTGTCAACGAGACACATCTGGAGTACTCCCGCGGGATCCAGGAAAAATTAGGTGGTCAGCAGGACCTGGATGTTGCTTGTTCTTTGCGAGACGTCAACTACTATGTGGACGTTGACTCACGGGCCGAAACCGTCGGTCTGCGGACAAAGGACGCCATTCAGAAGGGCTACAACTACATCATTTTGGTGGGCGATCGCGAGGTGCAGAGTGGAAAAATCGCGGTGCGCTCGCGAGACAACCGCAAGGTGCAAACCATGGACATAGACGAGCTCCAGACGCTTTTTGCAGACCTGGAGAAATCTTATAAATAG
- a CDS encoding Spliceosomal protein DIB1, whose protein sequence is MGSVFLPHLRTGWHVDQAILSEDDRLVVIRFGRDADRECMLMDEMLYSISAKVSQFAVVYLCDIDEVPDFNEMYELYDPMTVMFFYRNKHMMCDFGTGNNNKLNFMVGDKQELIDIIETIYRGAVKGKGLVVSPKDYSYTGRGRM, encoded by the coding sequence ATGGGCAGTGTATTTCTTCCGCATCTGCGCACGGGCTGGCACGTCGACCAGGCCATCTTGTCCGAGGATGACCGGCTTGTGGTAATCCGTTTTGGACGCGACGCCGACCGCGAGTGCATGCTGATGGACGAGATGCTGTACAGCATTTCTGCCAAGGTGAGCCAGTTCGCGGTGGTGTATCTATGCGACATTGACGAGGTCCCGGACTTCAACGAGATGTACGAGTTGTACGATCCGATGACGGTGATGTTTTTCTACCGCAACAAGCACATGATGTGCGACTTTGGCACGGgaaacaacaacaagctcaatTTTATGGTTGGCGAcaagcaggagctgatcgacATTATCGAAACGATATACCGGGGTGCTGTCAAGGGCAAGGGTCTGGTAGTGAGCCCGAAGGACTACAGCTACACGGGACGGGGCAGGATGTAG